The following proteins come from a genomic window of Frankia casuarinae:
- the murJ gene encoding murein biosynthesis integral membrane protein MurJ, which yields MALPRSNVRRIPPEPARRDTGTAPHGSTTARRDSTTARRGSATMQAGSPAEAGPGLGRASGTMAIGTIVSRASGFLRTVAIAAAIGTGAVSQAYNVANTTPNILYDLLLGGVLTSVVVPVMVRTAKEDPDGGDAFASSLLTLMILGLGAVVAVGMLIAPWIISLYLHAGSDERALAATMLRWFLPQIVFYGVGATIGAILNVRQSFTAPMFAPILNNLLVIVTCLGFTYFIAGPRPPGVDGPKAITDTQVTVLCAGTTLGVVVMTLALLPSLRKVGFHYRPRLDMRHPELRSTARLAGWTLLFVVISQAGYLVIVNLSTATTAYTIYTYGYQIFQLPYAIIGVSVITALLPRMSGHAAQGRSDLVRADISMATRITITAIVPAALFILALGRPIAVAVFHHGATGYGDAVDIGDTLSAFALALVPFSLFQVQLRVFYAYQDSRTPALVNIGVVAVNVIGALVLTVVVPEEHRAVALALSFATAYLMGLAATSALLHRRLGGIDGNRTVRVITRVAISAGIGAVLASLLARGVRAVVGEGWLGSGIAVVLAAAVGGGLFLAVGTRTGIHEINALLAEVNGRLGGRLPRPPGRSSQRD from the coding sequence GTGGCACTTCCTCGCAGCAACGTCCGCCGCATCCCCCCCGAACCGGCCCGACGAGACACCGGCACGGCGCCGCACGGCAGCACAACGGCGCGGCGCGACAGCACAACGGCGCGGCGCGGCAGCGCAACCATGCAGGCCGGCAGCCCGGCCGAGGCCGGGCCCGGCCTCGGCCGGGCCAGTGGAACCATGGCGATCGGCACGATCGTCTCCCGGGCATCCGGGTTCCTGCGGACCGTCGCGATCGCCGCGGCGATCGGGACCGGTGCGGTGAGCCAGGCCTACAACGTCGCCAACACCACGCCGAACATCCTCTACGACCTGCTCCTCGGCGGCGTCCTCACGAGCGTCGTGGTGCCGGTCATGGTCCGCACCGCGAAGGAGGATCCCGACGGGGGGGACGCGTTCGCGTCGTCGCTGCTCACACTCATGATCCTCGGCCTCGGGGCCGTCGTGGCAGTGGGCATGCTGATCGCCCCGTGGATCATCAGTCTCTACCTGCACGCCGGCTCCGACGAGCGGGCGCTCGCCGCCACGATGCTGCGGTGGTTCCTGCCGCAGATCGTCTTCTACGGGGTAGGCGCGACGATCGGGGCGATCCTCAACGTCAGACAGTCGTTCACCGCGCCCATGTTCGCCCCGATCCTGAACAACCTGCTGGTCATCGTCACCTGTCTGGGCTTCACCTATTTCATCGCGGGGCCGCGCCCGCCGGGTGTGGACGGGCCGAAGGCCATCACCGACACTCAGGTGACGGTGCTCTGCGCCGGGACGACGCTGGGCGTCGTCGTCATGACCCTCGCACTGCTCCCCTCGCTGCGCAAGGTCGGTTTCCACTACCGGCCGCGGTTGGACATGCGGCATCCCGAACTGCGCTCGACGGCCCGGCTGGCGGGGTGGACGCTGCTGTTCGTCGTGATCAGCCAGGCCGGCTATCTGGTGATCGTCAACCTGTCGACGGCGACGACCGCCTACACGATCTACACGTACGGATACCAGATCTTCCAGCTCCCGTACGCCATCATCGGCGTCTCGGTCATCACCGCGCTGTTGCCGAGGATGAGCGGGCACGCCGCCCAGGGGCGCAGCGACCTGGTGCGGGCCGACATCTCGATGGCAACCCGGATCACGATCACCGCGATCGTGCCCGCCGCCCTGTTCATCCTCGCCCTGGGCCGGCCGATCGCCGTCGCCGTGTTCCATCACGGCGCGACCGGCTACGGCGACGCTGTGGACATCGGCGACACCCTCAGCGCCTTCGCCCTGGCCCTCGTGCCGTTCTCTCTGTTCCAGGTGCAGCTACGGGTGTTCTACGCCTACCAGGACAGTCGCACCCCGGCCCTGGTCAACATCGGGGTCGTGGCGGTGAACGTCATCGGTGCCCTGGTCCTCACCGTGGTCGTGCCCGAGGAGCACCGGGCCGTCGCGCTGGCGCTCTCCTTCGCCACCGCCTACCTGATGGGCCTCGCTGCGACGAGCGCCCTGTTGCACCGGCGGCTCGGGGGAATCGATGGCAATCGCACCGTGCGGGTCATCACCCGGGTTGCGATCTCGGCCGGGATCGGCGCCGTCCTCGCGTCGCTTCTCGCCCGAGGTGTCCGCGCGGTCGTGGGTGAGGGGTGGCTTGGTTCCGGGATCGCGGTGGTGCTCGCCGCGGCCGTGGGAGGCGGGCTCTTCCTCGCGGTCGGCACCCGGACGGGGATACACGAGATCAACGCCCTGCTGGCGGAGGTGAACGGACGACTCGGCGGCCGGCTGCCCCGACCGCCGGGACGGTCATCGCAACGCGACTGA
- a CDS encoding protein kinase family protein produces MVDGSNRPQAGDVDNDVNPNAPGVRGATPPSGTAILAESVLDRRYRLLSALTTRGPVTLWRGDDKVLARPVAVRIVEHGPASAGGGGPVTDPAQEQAARRLLTAAINSGRLVHPGAASTYDATTTTAESRRISYVVSEWVDGKTLRQLSTDGPLRPEQAGAVVLAAARVIAAAHERGIHHGDLNPGDVIVSSHGTVKVIDLEIGGVLAELDGSLPATELDGHGRQPDQSGIGGDDGSGPGTADRAGGGSDATAVNPDLIAAADVRALGGLLYAGLTGYWPLGGDHGLPTAPTSGGRLRTPRQVASSVPRDLDAITMATLGDDRVGAPITTAADLVEELESINPVDAVLDTGLMSLSDAPPSTEAMDVDAFASSDYLAPGNYPAQGRYADTAGYPGPAQARDARYARYDTRVEGPRGSRAGGTGYGRGGYDDRGGYDDRGGYDDRGGYDDRGYPAGGGGYPAGSDRYPPGSGPKRRGGPSLGRAVPWIALVVVVAIAVVAVIALRDDGGKNNTPKPGTSTTVPATPTGTILKPSSTDSFDPLAPAGEPKTEKPADVGKAFDGNTSTEWTTSNYTSATFGNLKSGVGLRMAFPQKILPTSVTVTVGSLGPVSFELRSGDRLSDSLDGFDRVVAQKSGASGTVVLPMSSDVNPSQYWVLWLTSLPSNAGQYRGSIAEITFRS; encoded by the coding sequence GTGGTCGACGGAAGCAACCGACCGCAGGCCGGGGACGTCGATAACGACGTGAACCCGAACGCGCCCGGAGTCCGGGGTGCGACGCCGCCCTCCGGCACCGCCATCCTCGCCGAGTCCGTGCTCGACCGCCGCTACCGTCTACTCTCCGCATTGACGACCCGTGGGCCCGTCACCCTCTGGCGAGGCGACGACAAGGTGCTCGCCCGACCGGTGGCGGTGCGCATCGTCGAGCACGGCCCCGCGTCCGCGGGCGGCGGCGGGCCGGTCACGGATCCGGCGCAGGAGCAGGCGGCCCGTCGGCTTCTCACCGCGGCGATCAACTCCGGTCGGCTGGTGCATCCCGGGGCCGCCTCGACCTACGACGCCACCACTACCACGGCCGAGTCCCGACGCATCTCCTACGTCGTCTCGGAATGGGTGGACGGCAAAACGCTGCGTCAGCTTTCCACCGACGGGCCGCTACGCCCGGAGCAGGCCGGCGCCGTGGTGCTCGCAGCGGCCCGAGTCATCGCCGCGGCACACGAGCGCGGCATCCATCACGGTGACCTGAACCCCGGTGACGTCATCGTCTCCAGCCACGGCACCGTCAAGGTCATCGACCTGGAGATCGGCGGGGTGCTCGCGGAACTCGACGGTTCCCTCCCCGCGACGGAGCTCGACGGGCACGGCAGGCAGCCCGACCAGAGTGGGATCGGCGGGGACGACGGTTCCGGCCCAGGCACGGCCGACCGCGCGGGCGGCGGCTCCGACGCCACGGCGGTGAATCCCGACCTGATCGCCGCGGCCGACGTCCGGGCGCTCGGTGGCCTGCTGTATGCCGGGCTCACCGGTTACTGGCCCCTTGGCGGGGACCACGGTCTGCCCACCGCACCCACCTCGGGCGGCCGGCTGCGGACTCCCCGACAGGTCGCCTCGTCAGTTCCGCGTGATCTCGACGCCATCACCATGGCCACCCTCGGCGACGACCGGGTCGGAGCGCCCATCACCACGGCGGCCGACCTGGTCGAGGAGCTGGAGTCGATCAACCCGGTGGACGCCGTGCTCGACACCGGGTTGATGAGCCTAAGCGACGCCCCGCCCAGCACCGAGGCGATGGATGTGGACGCCTTCGCCTCCTCGGACTACCTCGCGCCGGGGAATTACCCGGCGCAGGGCCGCTATGCCGACACGGCCGGCTACCCCGGCCCCGCCCAGGCCCGGGACGCCCGGTACGCCCGGTACGACACCCGGGTGGAAGGCCCCCGCGGGTCGCGCGCTGGCGGGACCGGCTACGGCCGCGGCGGATACGACGACCGCGGCGGATACGACGACCGCGGCGGATACGACGACCGCGGCGGATACGACGACCGCGGCTATCCCGCCGGGGGTGGCGGTTACCCGGCGGGATCCGACCGCTACCCGCCTGGTTCCGGCCCGAAGCGCCGCGGCGGGCCGTCGCTGGGACGGGCCGTGCCGTGGATCGCTCTGGTGGTGGTCGTCGCGATCGCGGTGGTCGCCGTGATCGCCCTGCGTGACGACGGCGGAAAGAACAACACCCCCAAACCCGGCACCTCGACCACGGTGCCGGCAACCCCCACCGGAACCATCCTCAAGCCGAGCAGCACGGACTCCTTCGACCCGCTCGCACCTGCGGGTGAACCCAAAACCGAGAAACCGGCGGATGTCGGCAAGGCATTCGACGGGAACACGTCGACGGAGTGGACGACGAGCAACTACACCAGCGCGACGTTCGGCAACCTCAAGTCGGGTGTCGGGCTGCGCATGGCGTTTCCGCAGAAGATCCTGCCCACCTCGGTCACCGTGACGGTCGGCAGCCTGGGTCCGGTGTCGTTCGAGCTGCGCAGCGGCGACAGGCTGTCGGATTCGCTCGACGGCTTCGACCGCGTGGTCGCCCAGAAGTCAGGCGCCAGCGGCACGGTGGTCCTGCCGATGTCGTCGGACGTGAACCCCTCGCAGTACTGGGTGCTGTGGCTGACCTCGCTGCCGTCGAACGCCGGGCAGTACCGCGGGTCGATCGCGGAGATCACGTTCCGGTCCTGA